One Glycine max cultivar Williams 82 chromosome 8, Glycine_max_v4.0, whole genome shotgun sequence genomic window, GAGATTTAGTTGCCTGCTATCAATGAAACATGGACACTTCAAAAGAGGAGCATTGTACATGTCAGGAGAAATTAAGTAATAGAGCAATCAAACTAAAACATAGCTTGTGACACTGAAATTAAGTCTATGCAGTAAGATTTATTTTGGAAATGCTTAATAATAAAATCGTGGTAAATGAATGTATTATACTCACTGTACATAAGAATTTCTTCCTTGTTATGTTAGTCTGACATGACATTTCAAATCCTGATAGAACACTTAAATTTTTGTATGCATGTCAATATCCTAGGTTACTTAGTATCCAAAGATAAATGTAGGTGAAATAGTTTGTTTCAttgttttgtgtgtgtgttgtcACTTGGTTAATTCTTATGCTTTGCTAATAATGATTATAGGGGCAAGCAATGGTGAAAATTAATATTGGTAATGTTTATGATTCTACTGAAAGTTGGAGAAAAGCATTGGATGCATTTCAAGAGAGCTACAGGTAATAATAACCATATAACTTTACTGGatgattttatttcttgaaattagtgaacTTATGGAAGAcgaaatagtttgtaattatAACGGAATCTCCAAGTAGCTGAATTTATGTTGAACACAATAGTTTCCTCATGCTTGATGCAACCTGGTTGGGGGTACCGCTATTGTTTTGTGAAtcatgaaagaaaattattagaACAAGATTTTTCTCATCATGTAATTTCCATTCATTCCTGTGTTGATGACCTAGTCATACTGGTTTCTTTACAATTTTCAGAAGTCATGTCTTTGATAAAATATGTTGGCTGTTATAATGTTATTATCAAAAGTCAATGCTGCTTGCAGTTGCAGTCAATACTAGAATGAAACTTGGCAACCTACTTGTCTAATACTTATATGACTTAACCTTGATGGGactttcttaaaaaatacaTCCATGTTGGCATCCTTTTGATGGCCTTATATGAACTGCATCATTGATTTGATTCCATCATATTGCAGTATCGCTGTTGAAGCAGACCTCCCTGATGTGCAACTCGCTGCCTTGGAAAATATGCATTATAGCAACATGATAAGATTTGATGATGAGGATGAGACAAGGTAACTGATCCATGGAAGTCTGTTTCCTTATATATACATTACTTGCAGTTTCATTGAATTATTCACGGATATCCATCTTGTATTCAAACCTCTGGTGGCCAAAATCTCATATCCTGCAAACTGAATCCATTATATTGTTTACATTATTCTTAGAATGTGGGCTTGACCCTAACTCCCTAAAAGCTAGCTCATAGGATAAGGGTTGTCctccacttatatactctatcttgaCACTATTTCTAGCCGATGTAAGACTTGATTTTTTTCCAATACACCCCCTCACACCCAACACTTTTGGGCTTGATGCGTGGATAATATGGTGGGTGATCCTTTTAATGgatctaggataggctctgataCTATCTTAGAATGTGAATTTGTGTCTAACTCAAACTCAAAACTAGCTCATAGGGTGAAGTCGGTGAGGGTGGTCCTCTACTTATATACACTATCTTGACACTATTTATTGTCGATGTGagacttggattttttttcaataattatcaCGGGTTCTTTTGATGGACATGTAATATTAATGCTGATCAATTGTGATCTTTTATAGGAGGTTGAATCTTCTAATTGATAAGCTGaagaaattagaagaaaaagaggCAGAAGCTAAAAGTATGCCAGAGGATTTTTGCTCTGAAACTGATACTGAAGCAGATGAGTGTCTGTCAAACAGTGGGTCTGATGATTTTTGCTTTCCAAAGACAATTTCTCGATCAAAAACTCTGACTACTGGAGAAGAATTGAAAGAGGACGCACCTCTTATGTCACTCTATCAGTCCTTAAAAGGCTCATCCAAAAAGAAAGCAGGCCACAAAGAAAGTCTTGCCAACTCTACCAAGCAAGATGAGCATTCACCCAGTAGTCTGAAAAATCAAACCAGTGATCATCAGACAGTTGTTGGTCGTAAACGTGTCCGTGTAATTCtttctgatgatgatgatgatgaagtcGAGTGTTCAAGCAGAAAGGATCATAATTGCCCGGTAGAGGACTTGCCCACTTATGATGCCAGTatgttttctttgttatttGCTTTGCTCTGTCCCAAAGATTCCCttatagttattatatattgattGATGCTTGCCTGATTGCAGTTAAGAGTAAAGCCAGTCCTTGTAAATTTCAGGTAAAGAAATCTCCACttagttgtgtgtgtgtgagctCTGCTCAAATATCACCGTGTGAATGGCTAGCCTTTTTGGTTTTTGCGATGGCAGGTTATCTCAGAAAATGGATCCAAGACTGCAATTAATGTTGAAGAAAGTAGTAGTTCTTTCAAATGTTGGAGTCCACATAGAGCCACAAAATCTGGCAGACATTCCAGGTCTTTTAGCAATGATATAGTTGCTGAACCTGATTTTCCTGGTGGTTCTAAATGTGACACTGATGTCTCTGGCAAACAAAATGATATTACCCAGCCTATGTTGCATCATTCCCAAAATGACGTGAGTTCTACTGTTATGACGTGAACATGAATATATTTGGGGTTTGTGCTTTTGCCAAATTGTCATGATCATCTAATGGATATCATCCTAACTTGCTGCCTGTAAATTTTCTAGCTCCAGCAATATGTTACATGCCGGATTGGGAATGACCTAATACGTGTAGAAGCATCCTTGTGTACCACTGGTGACCAGTTGAACATTGACTCTTTGAAGGCTGTAGTTGCTTGCTTATATTATCTACAATTTCCAACTGAAAAGAGATCAGAGGGTATGCAGTTCCTACTTTTAAGTTTTTCGGTCAGTTAATAATATTAGCATAGGTCTCCAGTTGActtgaaaattaatttggtatgaattgtataaaaaataagaaggaagTTGGTTTGGGTTATTCTGGCTTTGCATATAAATGGTGACAGATGCTCCGtgttgtaataaataaaagagcaGTGCTCCTCTGTTCAAAAATCTCaattagggaaaaaaataatcaaagccAGGATTTACGGTTAATTTCTTGTATGTTTTTCATTACGTATTCTTCAGGCATGGATTAAACTTTACTTTCAACATGGATTGGTTAATTCTTTCCTTAAGTGATAattcttgttttctttgattgcatgtctgaattttttcttaattcgtATCtagatgaaaaatttaaatgttttttttttaaatacaaatgCTTCTACCAGGATTTTGGATTAAATAGTTTTGGTAAAGCAATTGGTTGGCCAAACTCAGATATTGAGGTATAGTAGATAAGTACACAAGTGACAGCATAAGTTTGCCTATGTATTGACTGTAGTTGTTAGGGACCAAACAAACAGTAGACAACTTACACAGAACAAGAGAAGAAAATGTAACGAGTGAGAATTATTCTtgctcaaaagaaaaatgagcaCAGGAGGAATCATAATTCCCCTGCCCAGAGCTCAGCTCCTACAAAGAGGGAAATCCTCTCTGCCCCTAACAGAATGATGATTTCTCCCCATACCCTCTCTCTCCTCTCACCTCCCTCTAAATACTCAAAGTCCACTAACTATCACTCGAGCATTCTGTTACACCCAAAGCCACCTCAGCAGCACTCTTCACACCCCTATTCACACCTCGAGCCCTATCGGTTGTGTACTTATCTCTTTCATGATTTTAAGTTTCCTATGGATCAAATTTTGTGCTCTAGCAATTAGGCTTGGATGGAGGCACCAAACATGAGACACTGCTTGAGACTTGCATTGTCACACTGCAAGATCCAACATATAGATGTTTGAAAAATGTTGCTATATATAAACTGGTTGTGTCTTGTACTGCATAGGAGTTAACTTTTTCCAACACTAGCAGCGGGCACAGGAAGCATTTATATTGCATAGATTAGATACTGGTGTCCAACATGTGAAACAATATCAAACTATCAAGCAACTGATTCCATTCTTCAGTATTTGATTATTAAGTTGCAGTTTTATCAACTCCCTTGTTAtatcaactttttatttatttattacagttTTCCTTCAGTTGATTTTTTTTCGTGCCAACTGTACTTACTGTAGAAGTGTCTACTGGAATTGTGTGTCATTcagcacacacacacaactcTTATTTATAATCagaaatatttacaaataagGGAAACTTATCTAATCTCTAATATTAAGGAAACTAATCTGATCTTGTAATCCCTAATGATTAGCTAAGATATGATTTGATTTAATCAACCTTAATAGATCTCCACAATATCTTTAACACTTACAAATTGATACATAGGTTTGTTGCCCATTATTGAGCATATAAAATGTGCTGGAAGAGATCTAGAATCCCTGGAAACTGTTGAACATCTTAAGGAAGTTTTGGGAAATGACATGGTTGAAGCTTCCGTTGATGGTATGTGATACTCATGCTTTATGTTAATTCAGTGGTATcgccatttaatttttttatgccaTGTCCttgatctttttttcttattggcTTCTTTTCAAGGACTTTTATCTTCAATATAAAACTACTTGCACATATGTTGACATAAATATTTGAATCTCTAGACTAGTTGCAGCATGGTTGATGGTTGTTATctatagagaaaaattaaaattaatttgactcATCACTTGATATTCATTGATCTTGCAAATTGCAATTTATGTAAGCAATAGGCATAGGAAGTTGACAGCTGAAGATGCATGAATCATTTGGAAAGGCAGTTATAGGCTTCTGCTGTATTGAAGCTGtattcaacatcaatttttagctTTCCACTATCTATGTCCAAGTGAGACGCAAATGATTTTTATCCTTTACAGGATGGATTCACAAGGGCCTGATAAAAATGTATGTAGACCACTGCAAGGAGTTGTCAGAGGTACCGAACATCAAGGTATTGAAGAAGCTTTACAATTTAGAGGTAAGGGGGATCTTAGCTGTATCAATTCTTTCATAGCCACTGCACAGTCAGTGACAAATAAGCCTTCTCATTTTCAGATGTTGGACTGaatttgtttcttaattttttaatatacaacTGCTTTTGGCTTTTATTATTGTCAACAGGTTTCAGATGACGAAATTGTTGTGTCTGACTGCGACCTTCAAGACTTGTCTATTACACCATTGATAAATGCACTGCATTCTCAAAAGTCATTTGCAATGCTTGACCTCTCTCACAATTTGTTAGgtacatacattttttttattcttttttctggTTTGTGGTCTTTTTTGCTATAGATTCTGCTGTATTTGTCTTGTCAGAAAATCATCTAGTagttgccttttcttttcttatgctTCCTCTAGAGGAACCGTTTTTTATGGTTCTCAAATTTCATCGACTACGTCTGTTAATCAGTACTTTTGTTGGTGATTAATGAAAGGTTTGAAAACTAAAACCatgaaaagaattaaaatagataaaaatataatgtggGAATCTATTGAATAGTTTTAGCCTTTTATTGAGTTGATAATATTTTAGGAAATGGAACAATCGAGAAACTGCAAAAGGTGTTCACAGCATCAGGACAATCTTATGGTGGCTTAACTCTGGATTTGCATTGCAATCGATTTGGCCCAACATCATTGTTTCAGGTATGATACTACTTGCAACCATTTTGATGTTTACTTGTTTCTCTTCCCCTTGTTTTATGTTTCTAACTTTGAGGTTTAAAATGATGGTTGCTCTATACCTTCTATTACCAAAAAATATCTcaaatataaattcataaatataatgGATGCATACATTTGATgttaattgtgatattttctgaaaaagaaaatgaattatcAGGTCTTAAATCACCAAAATATCAGCTAAGTTCACCTGCCTTGTCCCAACCAAAGCATTTTTTCAAtaactttcaaactataaactATCTAGTATGTACACAAGGGTAATCTATTTATACAATTCTTGATTAATAGAATAAAAGAATGCTTATCTATTTTTGCACGATGAATCTCAAATTTGCTAATATATTAACTTGTTCCTGTCAGATTTGTGAATGTTCACTGCTATTTGATCGACTAGAAGTGCTTAACATTTCTGGAAACCGTCTTACTGATGCATGTGGATCTTATCTttcaacaatattaaaaaactgTACAGGTAAGCTGCATGACATGAAGCTCTGCCAATTTGaatattgtttttcttattttctgaaGAATGCTGATTTCCATGTCCttcccttctcttctttctattaCAATGTTGTTAAATGGTGATGCCATGGAGGAATGGTGTGGCGAAATTTTTGCCTACTGCCATAGGAAATTTGTGAAGGGTGACCTGCCATGGCGGTGCCATAGGCCACAATGGCTTGTTTATATGGCGGAATTTATGCTTTCTGCCATCCACCATTGACAACACTGTTCTAGTATAAATGGTCTCACTCTGAGCTATGAAAATGTTTATATGAAATTTATGCTATGATGCACTTATGGTCTCTCAAATGTGCTTGTATGTGGATTCCTGCTGTAGATATCTCCCTACTATTTACTTACTTTCTGTTGTGTAGCTCTTTGTAGCTTGAATATAGAGAACTGTTGTGTCACATCCAGAACTATTCAAAAAGTTGCGGATGCATTGGACTCTACATCTGTTCTTGCCCATCTATGTATAGGTATGATGAATCTATCATTCTCTTCAAATCCCTGATACAAGT contains:
- the LOC100805682 gene encoding protein TONSOKU isoform X3, translated to MDADLKSAKAAYRNAKAEGNHREEARWANVIGDILKNRGEYVQALKWLRIDYEISLKHLPEKHLLPTCQSLGEMYLRLEHFSDALIYQKKHLDLARDAGDVVEQQRASTQLGRTYHELFSRSEHDHNSIRNAKKYFKSAMDLAVKLQENPPNSKSSFLKEYIDAHNNIGMLEMDLDNLHEARKILTRGLEICNDEEVAEFDDGRSRLHHNLGNVYMELRDWDKARKHIRTDIVICNRIGHVQGEAKGYINLGEVNYRTQKYEDASAYYEKALGLAKSLEDEDALVRQIEQNIETVREAVKVMADIKKEEQSLKKLKRDIATARGTPNERKFLLQQNAVLERLVEKARMISAWEKHCEFAKEKKKIASELCDRQRLADSYLDVAESYHKLRKFNKAIKWYKKSWEMYKNIGNLEGQAMVKINIGNVYDSTESWRKALDAFQESYSIAVEADLPDVQLAALENMHYSNMIRFDDEDETRRLNLLIDKLKKLEEKEAEAKSMPEDFCSETDTEADECLSNSGSDDFCFPKTISRSKTLTTGEELKEDAPLMSLYQSLKGSSKKKAGHKESLANSTKQDEHSPSSLKNQTSDHQTVVGRKRVRVILSDDDDDEVECSSRKDHNCPVEDLPTYDAIKSKASPCKFQVISENGSKTAINVEESSSSFKCWSPHRATKSGRHSRSFSNDIVAEPDFPGGSKCDTDVSGKQNDITQPMLHHSQNDQYVTCRIGNDLIRVEASLCTTGDQLNIDSLKAVVACLYYLQFPTEKRSEGLLPIIEHIKCAGRDLESLETVEHLKEVLGNDMVEASVDGWIHKGLIKMYVDHCKELSEVPNIKVLKKLYNLEVSDDEIVVSDCDLQDLSITPLINALHSQKSFAMLDLSHNLLGNGTIEKLQKVFTASGQSYGGLTLDLHCNRFGPTSLFQICECSLLFDRLEVLNISGNRLTDACGSYLSTILKNCTALCSLNIENCCVTSRTIQKVADALDSTSVLAHLCIGYNSPVSGNAIVNLVSKLSTLKRFSELNMSGLKLGKPVVDTLCKLAGTLNLSGLILGGTGVGTEGAIKLAESLLQGTEELVKLDLSYCGLTFNFVLNTSVNFFCSILELNLEGNPIMPEVCCL